In the Urocitellus parryii isolate mUroPar1 chromosome 10, mUroPar1.hap1, whole genome shotgun sequence genome, one interval contains:
- the Gimd1 gene encoding GTPase IMAP family member GIMD1, translating into MTDSNKMIINLALFGRTQSGKSSAGNILLGSTDFHSRFAPCSVTTDCSLGRSCHLHSFMRRGGQEITLQVQVLDTPGYPHSKLSMSHVKQEVKTALAHHFGQEGLHLALLILRADVPFYGQEESYPIQLIQELLGDTWKNYTAILFTHAEKIEDAGFSENEYLHDASDTLLTLISSIKQRYVFLYKKGNLFNEQRRNILERIVEFIKENHYQGLTFK; encoded by the exons ATGACAGACAGCAACAAGATGATTATCAACTTGGCACTCTTTGGCAGGACTCAGAGTGGGAAAAGTTCTGCTGGGAACATTCTACTGGGAAGTACTGACTTCCACAGCAGATTTGCTCCATGTTCTGTAACCACAGATTGCAGCTTGGGCCGAAGTTGTCACCTCCACAGCTTCATGCGTCGAGGGGGGCAAGAGATAACCCTGCAGGTCCAGGTGTTGGACACTCCAGGTTATCCACACAGCAAGCTGAGCATGAGTCACGTGAAACAAGAAGTCAAGACGGCACTGGCGCATCACTTTGGGCAAGAGGGTCTCCACCTTGCACTGCTGATCCTTAGAGCAGACGTGCCTTTCTATGGACAAGAAGAATCTTACCCAATCCAATTGATCCAG gaACTTCTGGGAGATACTTGGAAGAATTACACTGCTATTCTTTTCACCCATGCAGAAAAAATAGAAGATGCTGGCTTCagtgaaaatgaatatttacatgACGCCTCTGATACACTCTTAACCCTAATAAGTTCTATTAAGCAGAGATATGTTTTCCTgtataaaaaaggaaacttaTTTAATGAACAAAGAAGGAATATCTTGGAAAGAATTGTGGAATTTATAAAAGAGAATCATTATCAAGgtcttacttttaaataa